The following are encoded in a window of Kaistia algarum genomic DNA:
- the fabA gene encoding 3-hydroxyacyl-[acyl-carrier-protein] dehydratase FabA: protein MEDRPSSFDYEALLACGRGELFGEGNAQLPLPPMLMFDRITSISEEGGEFGKGHIRAELDVNPDLWFFQCHFKGDPVMPGCLGLDALWQMLGFFLGWSGSPGRGRALSTGELKFSGMVLPNVKLVEYGVDLKRVLRSKLVLGIGDGWLKADGVTIYRAKDLRVGLFKGEAQPAVG, encoded by the coding sequence ATGGAAGACCGCCCGTCGAGCTTTGACTATGAAGCTCTGCTCGCCTGCGGGCGAGGTGAATTGTTCGGTGAGGGCAACGCTCAGCTTCCGCTGCCGCCCATGCTGATGTTCGATCGGATTACCTCGATCAGCGAAGAGGGTGGCGAGTTTGGCAAGGGCCATATCCGCGCCGAACTCGACGTCAATCCGGACCTCTGGTTCTTCCAGTGCCATTTCAAGGGCGATCCCGTGATGCCGGGCTGTCTCGGGCTTGACGCGCTCTGGCAGATGCTCGGGTTTTTCCTCGGCTGGAGCGGCTCGCCCGGTCGCGGGCGCGCGCTGTCGACCGGCGAACTGAAGTTCTCCGGCATGGTGCTGCCGAATGTGAAACTCGTCGAATATGGCGTCGATCTGAAACGCGTTCTCCGCTCGAAACTGGTGCTCGGTATCGGTGATGGCTGGCTGAAAGCCGACGGCGTCACCATCTATCGCGCCAAGGACCTCCGCGTCGGCCTTTTCAAGGGCGAAGCGCAGCCTGCCGTTGGCTGA